In Alkalihalobacterium alkalinitrilicum, a genomic segment contains:
- a CDS encoding class I adenylate-forming enzyme family protein produces MEEIKIDFMNLGLMLRRNAVHYPEKLAVIIGDERLTYREFNNRVNKVANGLVDIGVKKGDKVAMLLPNSIEILELFWAVAKIGAVVVPLNPMVKGKDNAFIINNCSPKVLVVAEQYISEVEPIKKDIESIKTYLIVGKLPNSGYQNYNDLKRNSAMSEPNDDVKEDDLYNIMYSSGTTGLPKGIMHSHRTRIMYAFLFGMEYGITFDSRVMAAGSLVFNGSLALMFPTICAGGTYVVLPKYQPEVALQVIEEELVTHTMLVPTQTITFLDSPMFNQEKLRSLRVLLTLGAPLPTERKKQVMELLPGILYEQYGLTEGFMTTIRPQDTLRKLGSVGPPLMFNEYKIVDEQMESVICGEVGEIIARGPTVMQGYYNNIEVTKNTIVDGNWVKTGDLGYSDEDGFIYLVDRKKDMIISGGVNVYPRDIEETIAKHEAVSECAVFGMPHEKWGEVPIAMVILKENKQVLDTKLISWVNERVAAKYMRLHHLQLVEQFPRTASGKILKRKMRDELKMK; encoded by the coding sequence ATGGAAGAGATCAAAATTGATTTTATGAATTTAGGATTAATGTTAAGGAGAAACGCAGTACATTATCCTGAAAAATTAGCAGTTATTATCGGTGATGAAAGATTAACGTATCGAGAGTTTAACAATAGAGTAAACAAGGTTGCTAATGGTTTAGTCGATATTGGGGTAAAAAAAGGTGATAAAGTTGCGATGTTATTACCTAATTCAATAGAAATTCTCGAACTATTTTGGGCAGTTGCAAAAATTGGGGCAGTAGTAGTGCCACTAAATCCGATGGTAAAAGGAAAAGATAACGCTTTTATTATTAACAATTGCAGTCCTAAAGTGCTCGTAGTAGCGGAACAATATATTTCTGAAGTAGAACCTATAAAGAAGGACATAGAATCAATAAAAACGTACCTTATAGTCGGAAAACTCCCCAATTCAGGTTATCAAAATTACAATGACCTAAAAAGAAATTCAGCTATGTCTGAACCAAATGATGATGTAAAAGAAGATGATCTATACAATATTATGTATTCTTCTGGTACAACAGGGTTGCCAAAAGGAATTATGCATTCACATCGTACTAGAATTATGTATGCGTTTTTATTTGGCATGGAGTATGGTATTACTTTTGATAGTCGGGTAATGGCTGCAGGGAGCCTTGTATTTAATGGATCATTAGCTTTAATGTTCCCGACGATTTGTGCGGGAGGGACATACGTTGTTTTACCAAAATACCAACCAGAAGTAGCCCTTCAGGTGATTGAAGAAGAACTAGTAACCCACACAATGCTCGTACCTACACAAACGATAACTTTTCTTGATTCCCCAATGTTTAATCAAGAAAAATTAAGATCACTTCGTGTTCTGTTAACGTTAGGTGCTCCTTTACCAACCGAAAGAAAAAAGCAAGTCATGGAGTTGTTGCCTGGAATATTATATGAACAATATGGGCTAACAGAAGGTTTTATGACCACAATTAGACCGCAAGATACATTAAGAAAACTAGGGTCTGTAGGTCCACCATTGATGTTTAACGAATATAAAATTGTTGATGAACAAATGGAGTCTGTCATATGTGGAGAAGTTGGTGAAATTATTGCCAGAGGTCCGACGGTTATGCAAGGTTACTATAATAATATAGAAGTTACTAAGAATACAATCGTGGATGGTAATTGGGTCAAAACAGGAGATCTAGGCTATTCTGATGAGGACGGGTTTATCTATCTGGTTGATCGAAAGAAAGATATGATCATATCTGGTGGTGTAAATGTCTATCCACGTGACATTGAAGAGACTATAGCTAAACATGAAGCTGTTTCAGAGTGTGCAGTGTTCGGTATGCCGCATGAAAAATGGGGAGAAGTCCCAATCGCTATGGTTATCTTAAAAGAAAATAAGCAAGTTTTAGATACAAAATTAATAAGTTGGGTAAACGAAAGAGTCGCAGCAAAATATATGCGTTTACATCATTTACAATTAGTAGAACAATTTCCCAGAACTGCTTCGGGAAAAATTTTAAAACGTAAAATGCGAGATGAATTAAAAATGAAATAG
- a CDS encoding SDR family NAD(P)-dependent oxidoreductase yields MTICDFSGQTVVITGGSKGIGAQLAHDFAQSGADVVIVGRNIEKAEEVVQQLRQFGGRYLPVSADVSKLEDIEQLFNIVENEFGKVDVLINGAGVNVTKPAVDVTENEWDYILDINLKGLFFCCQRAAKMMMKQKKGKIINISSTGGIKPLQVVAPYMSSKAAVIHLTKGLALEWSRHQIYVNAIAPGLIPTDINAEDFQNTTWVEKSIKGIPLKRLGEPSDLSSISLYLASEHSNYVTGQTFVIDGGYSIK; encoded by the coding sequence ATGACTATTTGTGATTTTAGTGGACAGACCGTTGTTATTACGGGTGGAAGTAAAGGGATTGGTGCTCAGCTTGCACATGATTTTGCTCAAAGTGGTGCAGATGTCGTAATCGTTGGTAGAAACATAGAAAAAGCTGAAGAGGTAGTGCAACAATTAAGACAATTTGGTGGCAGGTATTTACCCGTGTCAGCTGATGTATCGAAGTTAGAAGATATCGAACAGCTATTTAATATAGTAGAAAATGAATTTGGCAAGGTAGATGTGTTAATTAATGGAGCAGGTGTTAATGTAACTAAGCCTGCAGTAGATGTGACTGAGAATGAATGGGATTATATTCTTGATATTAATTTAAAAGGTTTGTTTTTTTGTTGTCAACGAGCAGCAAAGATGATGATGAAACAGAAAAAGGGGAAAATCATTAACATTTCTTCCACTGGTGGAATTAAACCATTACAAGTAGTAGCACCGTATATGTCAAGTAAAGCAGCTGTTATTCATTTAACGAAAGGTTTAGCGTTAGAATGGAGTAGACATCAAATTTATGTAAATGCGATTGCTCCAGGGTTAATTCCAACGGATATTAATGCCGAAGATTTCCAAAATACAACATGGGTGGAAAAATCGATCAAAGGAATTCCATTAAAAAGATTAGGCGAACCTAGCGATTTATCAAGCATTTCGTTATATTTAGCATCTGAACATTCCAATTATGTAACAGGACAAACCTTTGTAATCGATGGTGGTTACTCCATAAAATAG
- a CDS encoding zinc-dependent alcohol dehydrogenase, which translates to MEIPVKMKAARFMAVNEPLQVEEVPVPEIKEDEVLVRMKAVGLCGSDIHIVNEGVTKTDFQPIILGHEPCGVIAQVGSNVQGWETGTRVSIFPIIYCGSCSNCIKGHSEICYNLQVLGVHLDGALAEYMAIPAKNLIKLPSNLPFTVGAIITDAVATPFHALIDRAQLRTGESVAIYGAGGLGLHAVQIARMAGAKQIFVVDIKDEQLERAKQLGADVTINSKYESPVEVIKKRTDGLGVDVAAEFIGLQETVKQAVASASIGGRIVVSGIGPEPIQLMSTEKFVRKQLSLHGSFGLTKRTVEQLADLAANGRMNLEDSITHTFSIDEVNTALHYLHHKIENPTRIVITFD; encoded by the coding sequence ATGGAAATTCCAGTAAAAATGAAAGCGGCTCGTTTTATGGCAGTTAATGAACCGTTACAAGTGGAAGAGGTACCTGTACCGGAAATTAAGGAAGATGAAGTGTTGGTTAGAATGAAAGCTGTAGGTTTATGTGGTTCTGATATTCATATCGTAAATGAAGGCGTTACGAAGACTGATTTCCAACCGATAATATTAGGTCATGAACCCTGTGGTGTGATTGCTCAAGTTGGCAGTAATGTTCAAGGTTGGGAAACGGGTACAAGAGTCTCTATTTTTCCGATCATTTATTGTGGTTCTTGTTCAAATTGCATCAAGGGTCATAGTGAGATTTGTTATAACCTCCAAGTGCTCGGGGTTCACCTGGACGGAGCACTTGCTGAATATATGGCCATTCCAGCAAAGAACTTAATAAAGCTACCTAGTAATCTTCCATTTACTGTCGGTGCAATTATTACAGATGCCGTCGCAACCCCTTTTCATGCGTTAATTGACCGTGCCCAGTTACGTACTGGTGAATCTGTAGCCATTTATGGTGCAGGAGGGCTTGGATTACATGCAGTTCAAATTGCAAGAATGGCTGGGGCCAAACAGATATTTGTGGTAGATATTAAAGATGAACAATTAGAAAGAGCTAAACAATTAGGTGCTGACGTAACGATTAACTCTAAATATGAATCTCCCGTTGAAGTGATCAAAAAGCGGACTGATGGTTTAGGAGTAGATGTAGCAGCAGAATTTATAGGATTACAAGAAACGGTGAAACAGGCCGTTGCATCTGCTAGTATTGGCGGACGAATCGTTGTATCTGGAATAGGACCGGAACCTATTCAATTAATGTCTACAGAAAAATTTGTCCGCAAACAGCTTTCACTCCATGGATCATTTGGCTTAACAAAACGAACTGTCGAACAATTGGCAGATTTAGCAGCCAACGGAAGAATGAATCTGGAAGACTCCATAACCCATACATTTTCAATTGATGAGGTGAACACTGCACTTCATTATTTGCATCATAAGATTGAGAATCCAACTCGTATTGTCATCACGTTTGATTAA
- a CDS encoding acyl-CoA synthetase — protein MKYQELKENFSWEKVVKTFDWDMNEKFNLAHECCDRWADDENRIAIHWEDEAGNKDTWTYKRLKEQSNRMANVLRSFGVEKGDRVAGLLGKDMELIISVLAAWKVGAVYVPLFTAFGPEAITYRLHNAGCKVLVTNKEQAAKIEGLEVQSQVILTDELISNGLTFWDYLQTFSAEHVTEPTKVMDPCVIQYTSGSTGMPKGALWAHKLLISSYPYVGFAIGVEKEDTFFGGADLGWAYGLVNCTFVPLSFGTKILVYKGPFNVEKTYQLLENYEITNFAYAPTAYRMMMAAGPELVKNHSLKVKKFSSAGEPLNAEVVRFFKDNFGKEIYDHYGATETGMIVNNFNVTDMEVKPGSMGLPTPGYNIALVNEEGKPVEKGEVGEIVIDTTAFPYFFLGYWQDPKKTAEKIKEGWFWSGDLALEDEDGYFWFQGRSDDIISSAGYRIGPFEVESCLIEHPAVAEAAVVGKPDAAKGEIVVAYVVLHPSYTSSEQLGQELSAFVKAKLSKHQYPREVEFVESLPKTQSGKIQRFLLRKSMQVSE, from the coding sequence ATGAAATACCAAGAACTTAAAGAAAACTTTTCATGGGAAAAGGTAGTTAAGACATTTGACTGGGACATGAACGAAAAATTTAATTTAGCTCATGAATGTTGTGATCGTTGGGCTGATGATGAAAATCGGATTGCTATACATTGGGAAGATGAAGCAGGTAATAAAGACACGTGGACATATAAACGATTAAAAGAACAATCCAATCGTATGGCAAATGTTCTACGTTCATTTGGCGTAGAAAAAGGAGATCGTGTTGCAGGGTTGTTGGGAAAAGATATGGAGTTAATTATTTCTGTACTTGCGGCTTGGAAGGTCGGTGCAGTTTATGTTCCATTGTTTACAGCTTTTGGTCCTGAAGCAATTACGTATCGATTACATAATGCTGGTTGTAAAGTGTTAGTGACTAATAAAGAACAAGCTGCCAAAATCGAAGGACTAGAAGTTCAAAGTCAAGTGATCTTAACCGATGAATTAATAAGTAACGGGTTAACATTTTGGGATTATTTGCAAACGTTTTCAGCTGAACATGTCACGGAGCCGACAAAAGTAATGGATCCATGTGTTATCCAATATACGTCTGGTTCAACGGGTATGCCAAAAGGAGCTCTGTGGGCTCATAAGCTTCTTATTAGTTCTTACCCATACGTTGGTTTCGCAATTGGTGTAGAAAAAGAAGATACATTTTTTGGAGGAGCTGATCTAGGTTGGGCTTATGGACTTGTAAACTGTACATTTGTTCCATTAAGTTTTGGGACAAAGATATTGGTTTATAAAGGGCCTTTTAACGTTGAGAAAACTTATCAACTTTTAGAAAATTACGAGATTACAAATTTTGCATACGCACCAACGGCTTATCGAATGATGATGGCCGCAGGTCCTGAATTAGTGAAGAATCATTCATTAAAAGTGAAAAAGTTTAGTAGTGCAGGTGAACCTTTAAATGCAGAAGTCGTACGTTTCTTTAAGGATAATTTTGGAAAAGAAATTTATGATCATTATGGAGCGACTGAAACAGGAATGATTGTAAATAACTTTAATGTTACTGATATGGAAGTAAAACCAGGTTCAATGGGATTACCAACACCAGGATATAATATAGCACTAGTAAATGAAGAAGGTAAACCAGTGGAAAAAGGGGAAGTTGGCGAAATTGTAATAGATACAACTGCATTCCCATACTTTTTCTTAGGGTATTGGCAAGATCCGAAGAAAACAGCAGAAAAAATTAAAGAAGGCTGGTTTTGGTCAGGTGATTTAGCATTGGAAGATGAAGATGGATATTTTTGGTTCCAAGGTCGATCGGATGATATTATTTCGAGTGCAGGATACAGAATTGGACCATTTGAAGTAGAAAGTTGCCTTATTGAACATCCAGCAGTAGCTGAAGCTGCAGTTGTAGGAAAACCAGATGCTGCAAAAGGGGAAATAGTTGTGGCATATGTTGTGTTACATCCATCATATACATCATCAGAGCAATTAGGCCAAGAGCTAAGTGCATTTGTAAAGGCAAAATTATCAAAACACCAATATCCTAGAGAAGTAGAATTTGTGGAAAGTCTTCCTAAGACGCAAAGTGGAAAGATTCAGCGCTTTTTACTTCGAAAAAGCATGCAAGTTAGTGAATAG
- a CDS encoding ABC transporter substrate-binding protein, translating into MKKLGVFCFVLFFMLLLGACQEPSSSPAPSNEGQNENQNQEETDEAAYAQGITDDEILIGLTGPQTGPVAEYDKIRQGLQAYFNYINDNGGVNGRTFKLIAYDDQYQPAKTVQATQRLVEQDKVFAVSLPLGTANVGAVQELLVSTGIPVTGIQTGADKFVNPPIKNFFGDTFNYVIEAKILLDYAVNELGAKKIAIAYQNDDFGLQGTGTIREEIENYDAEIVREVTFLASDNDFSSQAQHLANSDADVIFMVSTPMPAASLRIEMNKIGASDIPYIVTNTGGGDENQFNIAGKDIWEGTISTSKYASLEGLPEIEEYYEYITKDFGEAAIGALTQQSWAHGQVLVETFRRAGDNLTWENFIAQMESFDKWDGSLNAEVTYTPEHRYGITTLYIIQAQDGELVPVTGAIYYDPETKEINY; encoded by the coding sequence TTGAAGAAATTAGGCGTTTTTTGTTTTGTTTTATTCTTTATGCTTTTATTAGGAGCTTGTCAAGAACCATCGAGTTCCCCTGCACCTAGTAATGAAGGTCAAAACGAAAACCAAAATCAAGAGGAAACAGATGAAGCCGCTTATGCACAAGGAATTACTGATGATGAGATTTTAATTGGTCTTACTGGGCCGCAGACAGGTCCTGTAGCGGAATATGATAAAATTCGTCAAGGTTTGCAAGCTTATTTTAACTATATAAATGATAATGGTGGAGTTAATGGAAGAACGTTTAAATTAATAGCATATGATGACCAGTATCAGCCAGCTAAAACGGTTCAAGCTACACAACGTTTAGTTGAACAGGACAAAGTATTTGCGGTTTCCTTACCACTAGGTACAGCAAATGTAGGTGCAGTGCAAGAACTATTAGTTAGTACAGGAATTCCTGTAACAGGAATTCAGACAGGTGCTGACAAATTTGTAAATCCACCGATTAAGAACTTTTTTGGAGATACATTTAACTATGTTATTGAAGCGAAAATTCTATTAGACTATGCGGTTAATGAGTTAGGTGCTAAGAAAATTGCAATTGCTTATCAAAATGATGATTTTGGACTACAAGGTACTGGAACGATAAGAGAAGAAATTGAAAACTATGATGCTGAAATTGTTCGAGAAGTAACGTTTTTGGCTTCGGACAATGACTTTAGTTCCCAAGCCCAACATTTAGCTAACTCTGATGCCGATGTAATTTTTATGGTATCTACGCCTATGCCAGCAGCTTCTTTACGAATAGAAATGAATAAAATTGGCGCTTCTGATATCCCGTATATAGTAACTAATACTGGTGGGGGAGATGAAAACCAATTTAATATTGCTGGAAAAGATATTTGGGAAGGAACAATCAGTACATCGAAATATGCATCGTTAGAAGGATTACCGGAGATTGAGGAATATTATGAATATATTACAAAAGATTTTGGAGAGGCAGCAATTGGTGCCTTAACACAACAATCTTGGGCTCATGGACAAGTGCTAGTCGAAACGTTTAGACGTGCTGGCGACAATTTAACATGGGAAAACTTTATTGCACAAATGGAATCATTTGATAAATGGGATGGTTCACTTAATGCAGAAGTAACGTACACTCCAGAGCATCGTTATGGAATTACAACACTATATATCATTCAGGCCCAAGATGGTGAACTCGTTCCTGTAACTGGAGCAATTTATTATGATCCTGAAACCAAAGAAATTAACTATTAG
- a CDS encoding MaoC/PaaZ C-terminal domain-containing protein, translating to MKFDEITTGISYQTNTYEVTKEDIFKFAHEYDPQYMHVDEEKANQSMFGGIIASGLHTLSITWKLWVDMNIIGDDIIGGAGMNYVKFANPVYPEDRLTVEVKFVEKKEHPKYTDRGLVTTLLKTFNQDQQLVLEIEMLGLVKK from the coding sequence ATGAAATTTGATGAAATAACGACTGGTATATCTTATCAAACGAATACCTATGAAGTGACGAAAGAAGATATTTTTAAATTTGCTCATGAATATGATCCACAATACATGCATGTTGACGAAGAAAAAGCAAATCAAAGTATGTTTGGTGGAATCATTGCCTCTGGGCTACATACGTTGAGTATTACTTGGAAATTATGGGTCGATATGAATATCATTGGCGATGATATTATCGGTGGAGCAGGTATGAATTATGTAAAGTTTGCAAATCCAGTGTATCCTGAAGATCGTCTCACAGTAGAGGTGAAGTTTGTGGAGAAAAAGGAGCATCCTAAGTACACAGATCGGGGTTTGGTAACGACATTGTTAAAAACATTTAATCAAGATCAACAGCTAGTGTTAGAGATAGAGATGTTAGGTTTAGTAAAAAAATAA